The following proteins are encoded in a genomic region of Rattus rattus isolate New Zealand chromosome 2, Rrattus_CSIRO_v1, whole genome shotgun sequence:
- the Lrrc56 gene encoding leucine-rich repeat-containing protein 56 isoform X2 gives MDPAWDGSQGSRPGTASIRVRELSWQGLNNPQPQNKRLGSHGDIYRERRVEEHLSPARLQALAQVDDLQLVRVLEMCVDTRKNSLGNFGMHLPNLIQLKLNHSCLGSLRDLGTSLGQLQVLWLARCGLTDLDGIGSFLALKELYVSYNNISDLSPLCLLEQLEVLDLEGNNVEDLGQMRYLQLCPRLATLTLEGNLVCLKPDPGPSNKAPQDYNYRAEKLSQDWLMVKEAIKEGNVLDILLPRLECSHGATIRKFDPTLPVPETQPWALSLLVPGGPLPEGLLSENPAAEDHASNLTHGPGQVLCGNPTKGLRERRNQYQEWAPLEQLPPHRPDLAIRPSTLRPDPAESCDLSMTGLRAWREPGLRPLLQRQLEFQQERLTHVQAQDPQKAPIDQEDQTGPKTSLTPLRLASELSRTSGFHLIPSPPKYPMPPESGISSLGRSADLPFRGRRLRVLGSLGPSLGEGSVLGERLALRALEVSSDPSHRAQGCPDPKPSLGPATCPLGLHCLHHLNPIPPAHPFP, from the exons ATGGACCCAgcctgggatggatcccaggggTCTCGACCAGGCACAGCTAGTATCCGGGTACGGGAGCTGAGCTGGCAGGGCCTAAACaacccccaaccacaaaacaaGAGACTGGGCAGCCATGGGGATATCTACAGGGAGCGGCGGGTGGAGGAGCATCTATCCCCTGCACGACTG CAGGCCCTGGCCCAGGTAGATGACCTCCAACTGGTGAGGGTCCTGGAGATGTGTGTGGACACCCGTAAGAACAGCCTGGGGAACTTCG GAATGCACCTTCCTAACCTGATCCAACTGAAGCTGAACCACAGCTGCCTGGGCTCCCTCAG AGACCTGGGCACTTCTCTGGGCCAACTGCAGGTGCTGTGGCTGGCTCGCTGTGGCCTGACTGACTTGGATGGCATTGGCTCCTTCTTGGCACTGAAG GAACTTTATGTCTCCTACAACAACATCTCGGACCTGAGCCCACTGTGTCTGCTGGAGCAGCTGGAGGTGCTGGACCTTGAGGGCAACAATGTGGAGGACCTGGGGCAGATGCGGTACCTACAGCTGTGCCCACGCTTGGCCACACTTACATTGGAGGGGAATCTAGTGTGCCTGAAGCCAGACCCTGGCCCTTCTAACAAG GCACCTCAGGACTACAACTACAGAGCAGAG AAGCTGAGCCAGGACTGGCTGATGGTGAAGGAGGCCATCAAGGAAGGCAACGTGCTTgacattctcctgcctcggcTGG AGTGTTCCCATGGAGCCACCATTCGGAAATTTGACCCAACCTTGCCTGTGCCTGAGACCCAGCCATGGGCCTTGTCCCTGCTGGTCCCTGGGGGCCCCTTGCCTGAAGGTCTGCTTTCTGAGAACCCAGCCGCAGAAGACCATGCCAGCAACCTCACCCATG GTCCTGGTCAAGTTCTCTGTGGGAACCCCACCAAAGGCCTGCGGGAACGTAGAAACCAGTACCAG GAATGGGCACCCCTGGAACAGCTGCCCCCACATAGGCCAGATCTGGCCATCAGACCCTCCACCCTAAGGCCTGACCCTGCAGAAAGCTGTGACCTGTCCATGACTGGGCTTCGGGCCTGGAGGGAACCTGGCCTGCG TCCTCTTCTCCAAAGACAGCTGGAGTTCCAACAGGAAAGACTTACTCATGTCCAGGCCCAGGACCCACAGAAGGCTCCTATAGACCAGGAAGACCAGACTGGACCCAAGACTTCCCTAACCCCGCTACGCCTGGCCTCAG aactttccaggaCATCAGGCTTTCACTTGATCCCTTCTCCCCCAAAGTACCCAATGCCACCTGAGTCAGGCATCAGTTCCTTGGGGAGATCTGCAGACCTACCCTTCAGAGGACGTAGGCTGAGAGTCCTGGGCAGCTTGGGGCCTAGCCTGGGTGAGGGGTCTGTCCTGGGTGAGAGGTTGGCCTTGAGAGCCCTGGAGGTGTCCTCAGACCCCAGCCATCGAGCCCAGGGATGTCCAGATCCCAAGCCATCACTAGGCCCGGCAACTTGTCCTCTAGGGCTCCACTGCCTCCATCACCTGAACCCTATCCCTCCAGCCCATCCTTTCCCTTAG
- the Hras gene encoding GTPase HRas isoform X1 produces the protein MTEYKLVVVGAGGVGKSALTIQLIQNHFVDEYDPTIEDSYRKQVVIDGETCLLDILDTAGQEEYSAMRDQYMRTGEGFLCVFAINNTKSFEDIHQYREQIKRVKDSDDVPMVLVGNKCDLAARTVESRQAQDLARSYGIPYIETSAKTRQGVEDAFYTLVREIRQHKLRKLNPPDESGPGCMSCKCVLS, from the exons ATGACAGAATACAAGCTTGTGGTGGTGGGCGCTGGAGGTGTGGGAAAGAGTGCCCTGACCATCCAGCTGATCCAGAACCATTTTGTGGACGAGTATGATCCCACTATAGAG GACTCCTACCGGAAACAGGTAGTCATTGATGGGGAGACGTGTTTACTGGACATCTTAGACACAGCAGGTCAAGAAGAGTATAGTGCCATGCGGGACCAGTACATGCGCACAGGGGAGGGCTTCCTTTGTGTATTTGCCATCAACAACACCAAGTCCTTTGAAGACATCCATCAGTACAG GGAGCAGATCAAGCGGGTGAAAGATTCAGATGATGTGCCAATGGTGCTGGTGGGCAACAAGTGTGACCTGGCCGCTCGCACTGTTGAGTCTCGGCAGGCCCAGGACCTTGCTCGCAGCTATGGCATCCCCTACATTGAAACATCAGCCAAGACCCGGCAG GGTGTGGAGGATGCCTTCTACACACTAGTACGTGAGATTCGGCAGCATAAACTGCGGAAACTGAACCCGCCTGATGAGAGTGGCCCTGGCTGCATGAGCTGCAAGTGTGTGCTGTCCTGA
- the Lrrc56 gene encoding leucine-rich repeat-containing protein 56 isoform X3: MCVDTRKNSLGNFGMHLPNLIQLKLNHSCLGSLRDLGTSLGQLQVLWLARCGLTDLDGIGSFLALKELYVSYNNISDLSPLCLLEQLEVLDLEGNNVEDLGQMRYLQLCPRLATLTLEGNLVCLKPDPGPSNKAPQDYNYRAEVKKLIPQLHILDEVPTTCTNLPAPQKLSQDWLMVKEAIKEGNVLDILLPRLECSHGATIRKFDPTLPVPETQPWALSLLVPGGPLPEGLLSENPAAEDHASNLTHGPGQVLCGNPTKGLRERRNQYQEWAPLEQLPPHRPDLAIRPSTLRPDPAESCDLSMTGLRAWREPGLRPLLQRQLEFQQERLTHVQAQDPQKAPIDQEDQTGPKTSLTPLRLASELSRTSGFHLIPSPPKYPMPPESGISSLGRSADLPFRGRRLRVLGSLGPSLGEGSVLGERLALRALEVSSDPSHRAQGCPDPKPSLGPATCPLGLHCLHHLNPIPPAHPFP; this comes from the exons ATGTGTGTGGACACCCGTAAGAACAGCCTGGGGAACTTCG GAATGCACCTTCCTAACCTGATCCAACTGAAGCTGAACCACAGCTGCCTGGGCTCCCTCAG AGACCTGGGCACTTCTCTGGGCCAACTGCAGGTGCTGTGGCTGGCTCGCTGTGGCCTGACTGACTTGGATGGCATTGGCTCCTTCTTGGCACTGAAG GAACTTTATGTCTCCTACAACAACATCTCGGACCTGAGCCCACTGTGTCTGCTGGAGCAGCTGGAGGTGCTGGACCTTGAGGGCAACAATGTGGAGGACCTGGGGCAGATGCGGTACCTACAGCTGTGCCCACGCTTGGCCACACTTACATTGGAGGGGAATCTAGTGTGCCTGAAGCCAGACCCTGGCCCTTCTAACAAG GCACCTCAGGACTACAACTACAGAGCAGAGGTAAAGAAGCTCATCCCCCAGCTCCATATCCTAGATGAGGTACCCACCACATGCACCAACTTGCCTGCTCCCCAGAAGCTGAGCCAGGACTGGCTGATGGTGAAGGAGGCCATCAAGGAAGGCAACGTGCTTgacattctcctgcctcggcTGG AGTGTTCCCATGGAGCCACCATTCGGAAATTTGACCCAACCTTGCCTGTGCCTGAGACCCAGCCATGGGCCTTGTCCCTGCTGGTCCCTGGGGGCCCCTTGCCTGAAGGTCTGCTTTCTGAGAACCCAGCCGCAGAAGACCATGCCAGCAACCTCACCCATG GTCCTGGTCAAGTTCTCTGTGGGAACCCCACCAAAGGCCTGCGGGAACGTAGAAACCAGTACCAG GAATGGGCACCCCTGGAACAGCTGCCCCCACATAGGCCAGATCTGGCCATCAGACCCTCCACCCTAAGGCCTGACCCTGCAGAAAGCTGTGACCTGTCCATGACTGGGCTTCGGGCCTGGAGGGAACCTGGCCTGCG TCCTCTTCTCCAAAGACAGCTGGAGTTCCAACAGGAAAGACTTACTCATGTCCAGGCCCAGGACCCACAGAAGGCTCCTATAGACCAGGAAGACCAGACTGGACCCAAGACTTCCCTAACCCCGCTACGCCTGGCCTCAG aactttccaggaCATCAGGCTTTCACTTGATCCCTTCTCCCCCAAAGTACCCAATGCCACCTGAGTCAGGCATCAGTTCCTTGGGGAGATCTGCAGACCTACCCTTCAGAGGACGTAGGCTGAGAGTCCTGGGCAGCTTGGGGCCTAGCCTGGGTGAGGGGTCTGTCCTGGGTGAGAGGTTGGCCTTGAGAGCCCTGGAGGTGTCCTCAGACCCCAGCCATCGAGCCCAGGGATGTCCAGATCCCAAGCCATCACTAGGCCCGGCAACTTGTCCTCTAGGGCTCCACTGCCTCCATCACCTGAACCCTATCCCTCCAGCCCATCCTTTCCCTTAG
- the Lrrc56 gene encoding leucine-rich repeat-containing protein 56 isoform X1, whose amino-acid sequence MDPAWDGSQGSRPGTASIRVRELSWQGLNNPQPQNKRLGSHGDIYRERRVEEHLSPARLQALAQVDDLQLVRVLEMCVDTRKNSLGNFGMHLPNLIQLKLNHSCLGSLRDLGTSLGQLQVLWLARCGLTDLDGIGSFLALKELYVSYNNISDLSPLCLLEQLEVLDLEGNNVEDLGQMRYLQLCPRLATLTLEGNLVCLKPDPGPSNKAPQDYNYRAEVKKLIPQLHILDEVPTTCTNLPAPQKLSQDWLMVKEAIKEGNVLDILLPRLECSHGATIRKFDPTLPVPETQPWALSLLVPGGPLPEGLLSENPAAEDHASNLTHGPGQVLCGNPTKGLRERRNQYQEWAPLEQLPPHRPDLAIRPSTLRPDPAESCDLSMTGLRAWREPGLRPLLQRQLEFQQERLTHVQAQDPQKAPIDQEDQTGPKTSLTPLRLASELSRTSGFHLIPSPPKYPMPPESGISSLGRSADLPFRGRRLRVLGSLGPSLGEGSVLGERLALRALEVSSDPSHRAQGCPDPKPSLGPATCPLGLHCLHHLNPIPPAHPFP is encoded by the exons ATGGACCCAgcctgggatggatcccaggggTCTCGACCAGGCACAGCTAGTATCCGGGTACGGGAGCTGAGCTGGCAGGGCCTAAACaacccccaaccacaaaacaaGAGACTGGGCAGCCATGGGGATATCTACAGGGAGCGGCGGGTGGAGGAGCATCTATCCCCTGCACGACTG CAGGCCCTGGCCCAGGTAGATGACCTCCAACTGGTGAGGGTCCTGGAGATGTGTGTGGACACCCGTAAGAACAGCCTGGGGAACTTCG GAATGCACCTTCCTAACCTGATCCAACTGAAGCTGAACCACAGCTGCCTGGGCTCCCTCAG AGACCTGGGCACTTCTCTGGGCCAACTGCAGGTGCTGTGGCTGGCTCGCTGTGGCCTGACTGACTTGGATGGCATTGGCTCCTTCTTGGCACTGAAG GAACTTTATGTCTCCTACAACAACATCTCGGACCTGAGCCCACTGTGTCTGCTGGAGCAGCTGGAGGTGCTGGACCTTGAGGGCAACAATGTGGAGGACCTGGGGCAGATGCGGTACCTACAGCTGTGCCCACGCTTGGCCACACTTACATTGGAGGGGAATCTAGTGTGCCTGAAGCCAGACCCTGGCCCTTCTAACAAG GCACCTCAGGACTACAACTACAGAGCAGAGGTAAAGAAGCTCATCCCCCAGCTCCATATCCTAGATGAGGTACCCACCACATGCACCAACTTGCCTGCTCCCCAGAAGCTGAGCCAGGACTGGCTGATGGTGAAGGAGGCCATCAAGGAAGGCAACGTGCTTgacattctcctgcctcggcTGG AGTGTTCCCATGGAGCCACCATTCGGAAATTTGACCCAACCTTGCCTGTGCCTGAGACCCAGCCATGGGCCTTGTCCCTGCTGGTCCCTGGGGGCCCCTTGCCTGAAGGTCTGCTTTCTGAGAACCCAGCCGCAGAAGACCATGCCAGCAACCTCACCCATG GTCCTGGTCAAGTTCTCTGTGGGAACCCCACCAAAGGCCTGCGGGAACGTAGAAACCAGTACCAG GAATGGGCACCCCTGGAACAGCTGCCCCCACATAGGCCAGATCTGGCCATCAGACCCTCCACCCTAAGGCCTGACCCTGCAGAAAGCTGTGACCTGTCCATGACTGGGCTTCGGGCCTGGAGGGAACCTGGCCTGCG TCCTCTTCTCCAAAGACAGCTGGAGTTCCAACAGGAAAGACTTACTCATGTCCAGGCCCAGGACCCACAGAAGGCTCCTATAGACCAGGAAGACCAGACTGGACCCAAGACTTCCCTAACCCCGCTACGCCTGGCCTCAG aactttccaggaCATCAGGCTTTCACTTGATCCCTTCTCCCCCAAAGTACCCAATGCCACCTGAGTCAGGCATCAGTTCCTTGGGGAGATCTGCAGACCTACCCTTCAGAGGACGTAGGCTGAGAGTCCTGGGCAGCTTGGGGCCTAGCCTGGGTGAGGGGTCTGTCCTGGGTGAGAGGTTGGCCTTGAGAGCCCTGGAGGTGTCCTCAGACCCCAGCCATCGAGCCCAGGGATGTCCAGATCCCAAGCCATCACTAGGCCCGGCAACTTGTCCTCTAGGGCTCCACTGCCTCCATCACCTGAACCCTATCCCTCCAGCCCATCCTTTCCCTTAG
- the Lrrc56 gene encoding leucine-rich repeat-containing protein 56 isoform X4 encodes MDPAWDGSQGSRPGTASIRVRELSWQGLNNPQPQNKRLGSHGDIYRERRVEEHLSPARLQALAQVDDLQLVRVLEMCVDTRKNSLGNFGMHLPNLIQLKLNHSCLGSLRDLGTSLGQLQVLWLARCGLTDLDGIGSFLALKELYVSYNNISDLSPLCLLEQLEVLDLEGNNVEDLGQMRYLQLCPRLATLTLEGNLVCLKPDPGPSNKAPQDYNYRAEVKKLIPQLHILDEVPTTCTNLPAPQKLSQDWLMVKEAIKEGNVLDILLPRLECSHGATIRKFDPTLPVPETQPWALSLLVPGGPLPEGLLSENPAAEDHASNLTHGPGQVLCGNPTKGLRERRNQYQSSSPKTAGVPTGKTYSCPGPGPTEGSYRPGRPDWTQDFPNPATPGLRTFQDIRLSLDPFSPKVPNAT; translated from the exons ATGGACCCAgcctgggatggatcccaggggTCTCGACCAGGCACAGCTAGTATCCGGGTACGGGAGCTGAGCTGGCAGGGCCTAAACaacccccaaccacaaaacaaGAGACTGGGCAGCCATGGGGATATCTACAGGGAGCGGCGGGTGGAGGAGCATCTATCCCCTGCACGACTG CAGGCCCTGGCCCAGGTAGATGACCTCCAACTGGTGAGGGTCCTGGAGATGTGTGTGGACACCCGTAAGAACAGCCTGGGGAACTTCG GAATGCACCTTCCTAACCTGATCCAACTGAAGCTGAACCACAGCTGCCTGGGCTCCCTCAG AGACCTGGGCACTTCTCTGGGCCAACTGCAGGTGCTGTGGCTGGCTCGCTGTGGCCTGACTGACTTGGATGGCATTGGCTCCTTCTTGGCACTGAAG GAACTTTATGTCTCCTACAACAACATCTCGGACCTGAGCCCACTGTGTCTGCTGGAGCAGCTGGAGGTGCTGGACCTTGAGGGCAACAATGTGGAGGACCTGGGGCAGATGCGGTACCTACAGCTGTGCCCACGCTTGGCCACACTTACATTGGAGGGGAATCTAGTGTGCCTGAAGCCAGACCCTGGCCCTTCTAACAAG GCACCTCAGGACTACAACTACAGAGCAGAGGTAAAGAAGCTCATCCCCCAGCTCCATATCCTAGATGAGGTACCCACCACATGCACCAACTTGCCTGCTCCCCAGAAGCTGAGCCAGGACTGGCTGATGGTGAAGGAGGCCATCAAGGAAGGCAACGTGCTTgacattctcctgcctcggcTGG AGTGTTCCCATGGAGCCACCATTCGGAAATTTGACCCAACCTTGCCTGTGCCTGAGACCCAGCCATGGGCCTTGTCCCTGCTGGTCCCTGGGGGCCCCTTGCCTGAAGGTCTGCTTTCTGAGAACCCAGCCGCAGAAGACCATGCCAGCAACCTCACCCATG GTCCTGGTCAAGTTCTCTGTGGGAACCCCACCAAAGGCCTGCGGGAACGTAGAAACCAGTACCAG TCCTCTTCTCCAAAGACAGCTGGAGTTCCAACAGGAAAGACTTACTCATGTCCAGGCCCAGGACCCACAGAAGGCTCCTATAGACCAGGAAGACCAGACTGGACCCAAGACTTCCCTAACCCCGCTACGCCTGGCCTCAG aactttccaggaCATCAGGCTTTCACTTGATCCCTTCTCCCCCAAAGTACCCAATGCCACCTGA
- the Hras gene encoding GTPase HRas isoform X2 → MTEYKLVVVGAGGVGKSALTIQLIQNHFVDEYDPTIEDSYRKQVVIDGETCLLDILDTAGQEEYSAMRDQYMRTGEGFLCVFAINNTKSFEDIHQYREQIKRVKDSDDVPMVLVGNKCDLAARTVESRQAQDLARSYGIPYIETSAKTRQGSRSGSGSSSGTLWDPPGPM, encoded by the exons ATGACAGAATACAAGCTTGTGGTGGTGGGCGCTGGAGGTGTGGGAAAGAGTGCCCTGACCATCCAGCTGATCCAGAACCATTTTGTGGACGAGTATGATCCCACTATAGAG GACTCCTACCGGAAACAGGTAGTCATTGATGGGGAGACGTGTTTACTGGACATCTTAGACACAGCAGGTCAAGAAGAGTATAGTGCCATGCGGGACCAGTACATGCGCACAGGGGAGGGCTTCCTTTGTGTATTTGCCATCAACAACACCAAGTCCTTTGAAGACATCCATCAGTACAG GGAGCAGATCAAGCGGGTGAAAGATTCAGATGATGTGCCAATGGTGCTGGTGGGCAACAAGTGTGACCTGGCCGCTCGCACTGTTGAGTCTCGGCAGGCCCAGGACCTTGCTCGCAGCTATGGCATCCCCTACATTGAAACATCAGCCAAGACCCGGCAG GGCAGCcgctctggctctggctccagCTCCGGGACCCTCTGGGACCCCCCGGGACCCATGTGA